One window of Nicotiana tomentosiformis chromosome 11, ASM39032v3, whole genome shotgun sequence genomic DNA carries:
- the LOC104108693 gene encoding uncharacterized protein isoform X1, with protein MATETVSSDHPEQVEKEVHEEVKTMEEKNNEVKPKEDCPIPVVSESVEKIHTESESPANEEIKKSDEEEKPKAEEPAQTVIEEIKKKADEDEKPTTEEVKKTDDAETPKAEQQPAATTATEEVNKHVVVLNKESAPEPEAESVPEEAGDVVKGELESEKVEIPQKESEKELQDKPTIESVEADEDKKEQVEELQANEPVKAVAKEEEVSEADQNKETILEPVANVQDKLAEQPEVTEKIEQEPAETKSEDTEAVIPKEEETEAPLKEEVEKVEENDIKDVKANQEDEKKSVVTEAKEVETSELTEKAPEVKIASRGTELIAENGNNEEENNVTTEVTEATEVEKKVDEATATVTEKSVEEPQKPETETKVEEETAGEVEPKLEQEVKIDAAKDGEERKTLEEAFKEEIPAKTKQSNNLISKMKQSLVKAKKAIIGKSPSSKSETKNEVTAK; from the exons ATGGCTACTGAGACTGTGTCATCAGATCATCCTGAG CAAGTTGAGAAGGAAGTGCATGAAGAGGTAAAGACAATGGAGGAAAAGAATAATGAAGTGAAACCTAAAGAGGACTGTCCAATTCCAGTGGTGTCTGAATCAGTAGAAAAGATACATACAGAGAGTGAATCTCCTGCCAATGAAGAGATAAAGAAGAGTGATGAGGAAGAGAAACCGAAAGCAGAAGAACCAGCACAAACTGTTAtcgaagaaataaaaaagaaagctGATGAGGATGAGAAGCCTACAACAGAAGAGGTAAAGAAAACCGATGATGCCGAGACGCCTAAAGCCGAACAACAACCAGCAGCAACCACTGCTACTGAAGAAGTTAACAAGCATGTTGTAGTACTAAACAAAGAGTCCGCCCCTGAACCGGAAGCTGAGAGTGTTCCAGAAGAAGCAGGTGATGTTGTCAAAGGTGAATTAGAATCTGAAAAGGTTGAAATTCCACAGAAAGAATCTGAGAAAGAGCTGCAGGACAAGCCAACGATAGAATCAGTTGAGGCTGATGAGGACAAGAAGGAACAAGTAGAAGAATTACAGGCCAATGAACCAGTGAAAGCCGtggcaaaagaagaagaagtttcAGAAGCAGACCAAAATAAGGAAACAATTTTAGAACCAGTTGCTAATGTACAGGACAAACTGGCTGAACAACCAGAAGTTACCGAGAAGATTGAGCAAGAACCTGCTGAGACTAAGTCTGAAGATACAGAGGCTGTAATACCAAAAGAGGAAGAGACTGAAGCACCACTGAAGGAGGAGGTGGAAAAGGTTGAAGAGAATGATATAAAAGATGTGAAAGCTAATCAAGAAGATGAGAAGAAAAGTGTTGTAACTGAAGCGAAGGAAGTTGAAACATCAGAACTTACTGAAAAAGCCCCAGAAGTTAAGATTGCTTCCAGAGGCACTGAACTAATTGCTGAGAATGGAAACAACGAGGAAGAGAATAATGTTACCACAGAAGTCACTGAAGCTACTGAAGTTGAGAAGAAAGTGGATGAGGCCACTGCTACTGTTACTGAAAAATCAGTTGAAGAGCCTCAGAAGCCTGAGACAGAAACAAAAGTAGAAGAAGAAACTGCCGGAGAAGTTGAACCAAAGTTGGAACAAGAGGTAAAAATAGATGCGGCTAAGGATGGTGAAGAAAGGAAAACTTTGGAAGAAGCTTTTAAAGAAGAAATTCCAGCCAAAACAAAGCAATCAAACAACCTTATTTCCAAGATGAAGCAGTCTCTTGTGAAGGCTAAGAAAGCAATCATAGGGAAGTCTCCAAGCTCCAAATCTGAAACAAAAAATGAAGTCACAGCCAAATAA
- the LOC104108693 gene encoding uncharacterized protein isoform X2 encodes MEEKNNEVKPKEDCPIPVVSESVEKIHTESESPANEEIKKSDEEEKPKAEEPAQTVIEEIKKKADEDEKPTTEEVKKTDDAETPKAEQQPAATTATEEVNKHVVVLNKESAPEPEAESVPEEAGDVVKGELESEKVEIPQKESEKELQDKPTIESVEADEDKKEQVEELQANEPVKAVAKEEEVSEADQNKETILEPVANVQDKLAEQPEVTEKIEQEPAETKSEDTEAVIPKEEETEAPLKEEVEKVEENDIKDVKANQEDEKKSVVTEAKEVETSELTEKAPEVKIASRGTELIAENGNNEEENNVTTEVTEATEVEKKVDEATATVTEKSVEEPQKPETETKVEEETAGEVEPKLEQEVKIDAAKDGEERKTLEEAFKEEIPAKTKQSNNLISKMKQSLVKAKKAIIGKSPSSKSETKNEVTAK; translated from the coding sequence ATGGAGGAAAAGAATAATGAAGTGAAACCTAAAGAGGACTGTCCAATTCCAGTGGTGTCTGAATCAGTAGAAAAGATACATACAGAGAGTGAATCTCCTGCCAATGAAGAGATAAAGAAGAGTGATGAGGAAGAGAAACCGAAAGCAGAAGAACCAGCACAAACTGTTAtcgaagaaataaaaaagaaagctGATGAGGATGAGAAGCCTACAACAGAAGAGGTAAAGAAAACCGATGATGCCGAGACGCCTAAAGCCGAACAACAACCAGCAGCAACCACTGCTACTGAAGAAGTTAACAAGCATGTTGTAGTACTAAACAAAGAGTCCGCCCCTGAACCGGAAGCTGAGAGTGTTCCAGAAGAAGCAGGTGATGTTGTCAAAGGTGAATTAGAATCTGAAAAGGTTGAAATTCCACAGAAAGAATCTGAGAAAGAGCTGCAGGACAAGCCAACGATAGAATCAGTTGAGGCTGATGAGGACAAGAAGGAACAAGTAGAAGAATTACAGGCCAATGAACCAGTGAAAGCCGtggcaaaagaagaagaagtttcAGAAGCAGACCAAAATAAGGAAACAATTTTAGAACCAGTTGCTAATGTACAGGACAAACTGGCTGAACAACCAGAAGTTACCGAGAAGATTGAGCAAGAACCTGCTGAGACTAAGTCTGAAGATACAGAGGCTGTAATACCAAAAGAGGAAGAGACTGAAGCACCACTGAAGGAGGAGGTGGAAAAGGTTGAAGAGAATGATATAAAAGATGTGAAAGCTAATCAAGAAGATGAGAAGAAAAGTGTTGTAACTGAAGCGAAGGAAGTTGAAACATCAGAACTTACTGAAAAAGCCCCAGAAGTTAAGATTGCTTCCAGAGGCACTGAACTAATTGCTGAGAATGGAAACAACGAGGAAGAGAATAATGTTACCACAGAAGTCACTGAAGCTACTGAAGTTGAGAAGAAAGTGGATGAGGCCACTGCTACTGTTACTGAAAAATCAGTTGAAGAGCCTCAGAAGCCTGAGACAGAAACAAAAGTAGAAGAAGAAACTGCCGGAGAAGTTGAACCAAAGTTGGAACAAGAGGTAAAAATAGATGCGGCTAAGGATGGTGAAGAAAGGAAAACTTTGGAAGAAGCTTTTAAAGAAGAAATTCCAGCCAAAACAAAGCAATCAAACAACCTTATTTCCAAGATGAAGCAGTCTCTTGTGAAGGCTAAGAAAGCAATCATAGGGAAGTCTCCAAGCTCCAAATCTGAAACAAAAAATGAAGTCACAGCCAAATAA